From the Cryptomeria japonica chromosome 2, Sugi_1.0, whole genome shotgun sequence genome, one window contains:
- the LOC131869174 gene encoding vegetative cell wall protein gp1-like, giving the protein MGGFPQYAGYRGPPAILQACTQHTAGIFQCLGPPPAPGPHRHRPPAPYRPPAPLPPPAPRTVACCYPSACCRCPPVRRPSGPRFARVHCLQLMPAVSLRPPLPSSATAAPPGPRAQPRPAPLPAAAPPTPAGSSGCHLSLPSGPPPKWPSLHQSPPPTAPVDSLPAAAASRPRRCCTSQPSHSAPACSAPSRHSARPPAVDLHSALMPADPAPALPGPLAPPTTSLRCPTT; this is encoded by the coding sequence ATGGGGGGGTTCCCACAGTACGCAGGGTATCGTGGGCCCCCTGCCATATTGCAGGCTTGTACGCAGCACACTGCAGGTATTTTCCAGTGCCTCGGCCCCCCGCCAGCCCCTGGCCCCCACCGGCACCGGCCTCCGGCTCCCTACCGGCCACCGGCTCCCTTGCCCCCCCCGGCTCCCCGGACCGTCGCTTGCTGTTACCCTTCGGCCTGCTGCCGTTGCCCTCCGGTCCGCCGCCCAAGCGGCCCCCGCTTTGCTAGAGTCCACTGCCTGCAGCTCATGCCGGCGGTCTCCCTACGGCCGCCGCTTCCCAGCTCCGCCACTGCTGCACCTCCCGGCCCCCGCGCTCAGCCCAGGCCTGCTCCGCTCCCAGCCGCCGCTCCCCCTACCCCTGCCGGCTCCTCGGGCTGCCACCTGTCGTTGCCCTCCGGCCCGCCGCCCAAGTGGCCCTCGCTCCACCAGAGCCCGCCACCTACAGCTCCCGTCGACAGTCTCCCTGCGGCCGCCGCTTCCCGGCCCCGCCGCTGCTGCACCTCCCAGCCCTCGCACTCAGCCCCAGCCTGCTCCGCTCCCAGCCGCCACTCCGCTCGGCCCCCAGCCGTCGACCTCCACTCGGCCCTTATGCCCGCCGATCCGGCCCCTGCTTTGCCCGGCCCCCTAGCGCCGCCCACAACCTCCCTACGCTGCCCGACCACTTAG
- the LOC131055199 gene encoding probable carotenoid cleavage dioxygenase 4, chloroplastic, producing the protein MIMEAIFPCSPKSCFYNAPKFSPLPSHPRRLVACNVQTEAKPPATTPTDKPTSPSRSPGSAEDSTPLKPLNVQSFSSLNSSDLQSPRPLTALVCNAIDDFINNFIDKPLRPSVDPRFVLAGNFAPVKETAPTECVNVQGTLPPCLDGVYIRNGPNPRYVPRAGHHLFDGDGMLHALRIKGNHATFCSRFVRTYKYAQEDIAGGPVMPNVFSGFYSFAGVARGALIAARVAMGLFNPFNGGGLANTSLLHFDNKLMSLGESDLPYVVRVTDSGDVETVGRYDFDGKLFMGMTAHPKLDPETGELFAFRYGPVPPFLNYFRVAPNGEKEPDVGILSMLQPSFIHDFAITGKYAIFPDTQIVVKPLDMILGSGSPIGCDTGKVPRLGILPRYATNDTEMKWVEVPGLNFFHSLNAWDEGDEIVLIAANSYPVEHILERTHLVHSTVEKVRINLSSGIVVRTPLSSKCLEFGVINGRFLAKKNRFAYMSIGAPLPKISGIVKLDFEKEEMSDVKECVVASRLYGPGWFGSEPFFVPRSEEDLNAEEDDGYVVAYTHHESTGESRFVVMDARSPTLDIVASVELPARVPYGFHGLFVSDRELSSSRY; encoded by the coding sequence ATGATAATGGAGGCAATTTTCCCCTGTTCCCCAAAATCCTGCTTTTACAATGCCCCAAAATTCTCTCCACTCCCTTCTCATCCGCGGCGCCTGGTTGCATGCAACGTACAAACAGAAGCAAAACCCCCTGCAACTACACCCACAGACAAACCCACTTCTCCGAGCAGATCTCCTGGTTCTGCAGAAGATTCGACGCCATTAAAGCCCTTGAATGTGCAGTCGTTTTCGAGCCTAAATTCTTCAGATTTGCAATCTCCACGGCCATTAACTGCCCTTGTATGCAACGCAATCGATGacttcatcaacaatttcattGACAAGCCACTCAGGCCGTCGGTGGATCCGCGGTTTGTCTTGGCCGGAAACTTTGCCCCAGTGAAGGAAACAGCACCGACAGAGTGTGTAAATGTGCAAGGAactctcccaccatgtctggatgGCGTATACATACGCAATGGCCCCAATCCCAGGTACGTTCCGAGGGCCGGCCACCATCTTTTCGACGGCGACGGAATGTTGCATGCGCTTCGAATCAAGGGCAACCATGCAACTTTCTGCAGCCGATTCGTCCGCACGTATAAATACGCTCAGGAAGACATAGCAGGAGGTCCAGTAATGCCCAATGTCTTCTCAGGCTTCTACAGCTTTGCAGGCGTGGCCAGAGGCGCGCTAATCGCTGCCAGAGTTGCTATGGGGCTCTTCAATCCTTTCAATGGCGGGGGGCTGGCCAATACCAGTCTGTTGCACTTCGACAACAAGTTAATGTCTCTGGGTGAATCCGATCTGCCGTATGTGGTTAGAGTAACGGACTCCGGGGACGTTGAAACTGTCGGGCGTTATGATTTTGATGGGAAACTGTTCATGGGTATGACAGCGCATCCTAAGCTCGATCCCGAGACTGGAGAACTGTTCGCATTCCGTTATGGCCCTGTACCGCCGTTTCTCAACTACTTCAGAGTGGCACCCAATGGGGAAAAGGAGCCCGATGTCGGAATCCTCTCCATGCTGCAGCCCTCGTTTATCCATGACTTCGCCATTACTGGTAAATACGCCATTTTTCCCGACACCCAGATCGTGGTGAAACCTCTGGACATGATCCTCGGTTCGGGATCCCCCATCGGCTGCGACACCGGAAAAGTTCCCCGTCTCGGAATCCTCCCGCGGTATGCTACGAACGACACTGAAATGAAGTGGGTCGAAGTTCCGGGGCTCAATTTCTTCCATTCTCTCAACGCGTGGGACGAGGGAGACGAAATCGTGCTCATTGCTGCGAATTCGTACCCTGTTGAGCACATCCTGGAGAGGACCCATCTGGTGCATTCCACGGTGGAGAAAGTGCGCATAAATTTGAGCTCGGGCATCGTCGTCAGGACTCCTCTGTCTTCCAAATGCCTCGAATTTGGTGTTATTAATGGCCGGTTTCTGGCCAAGAAGAATCGATTCGCTTACATGTCGATTGGTGCTCCGCTGCCGAAAATTTCCGGCATTGTGAAGCTCGATTTTGAGAAGGAAGAGATGAGCGATGTCAAGGAGTGCGTTGTGGCTTCGAGGCTGTATGGCCCAGGCTGGTTTGGTAGCGAACCTTTTTTTGTTCCCCGGAGTGAAGAAGATCTGAATGCTGAGGAGGACGACGGGTATGTGGTGGCTTATACCCACCATGAGAGCACCGGAGAGTCGCGTTTTGTTGTCATGGATGCGCGCTCCCCAACGCTGGATATCGTGGCCTCTGTGGAACTTCCTGCGAGAGTTCCTTACGGCTTCCATGGGCTCTTCGTCAGCGATAGGGAGCTCTCCTCCAGTCGTTACtga